Proteins found in one Seonamhaeicola sp. S2-3 genomic segment:
- a CDS encoding S41 family peptidase, with the protein MKNLLLCISFLILTTSCVSVKRYNEQITNLHPVEDLQKDVDKLYNQLKKNHPRLYQYTPKETLDFKFDSLKKSIKTPMDSRVFYKKLAPVVANVRQGHIAVSSASKQFNKQERKELKKKKFEFYDLDFEYLEGKLWVKANRGKDSLLVGSEVVSINDEPAKKLVETYKTRFSSDGYNTTLYNRYVSKGFAYYYYKDKGYLDSLKVTFKNKDSLFTKILKRILKKEKTHEKLADSLKNIKPPKPSKEEKKEKRRLAKKRKKDNRKYGYISKRKQYTRNFNFIGKDSSVAYMKIRSFTNGNYKKFYKESFKKMDSLKTKYFILDLRDNGGGRIAEIEKLYSYLTDREYQFILESEVTNRTPFFKYLMSNTTPNGLKVATGLLSPIILVHNLLHTKKKDGKLYYKFGESKIKKPNPLNYKGKMYVLINGNSFSASSLLSTHLKATKRAVFVGEETGGAYNGTVAGIYKLYRLPTSKLKVRMGLMQIEAPQKQTPDGYGVKPDVEILPTVKDFQSHSDPQLNWILKDIEKF; encoded by the coding sequence ATGAAAAACTTACTTCTGTGTATTTCTTTTTTAATACTTACAACGTCATGCGTAAGTGTAAAGAGGTATAATGAACAAATTACAAATTTACACCCTGTTGAAGATTTACAAAAAGATGTAGATAAACTATATAATCAACTTAAAAAAAATCATCCCAGATTATACCAATACACACCAAAGGAAACTCTAGATTTTAAATTTGATAGTTTAAAAAAATCTATAAAAACTCCTATGGACTCTAGAGTATTTTATAAAAAATTAGCACCTGTAGTTGCTAATGTTAGGCAAGGGCATATAGCTGTTAGTTCTGCTTCTAAACAATTTAACAAACAAGAACGAAAAGAATTAAAGAAAAAGAAATTTGAGTTTTACGATTTAGATTTTGAATATTTAGAAGGCAAGCTTTGGGTAAAAGCTAACAGAGGAAAAGACTCTTTATTGGTAGGTAGTGAAGTAGTTAGTATTAATGATGAACCTGCAAAAAAACTTGTAGAAACTTATAAAACACGTTTTTCATCAGATGGTTATAATACCACTTTATATAACCGGTATGTTAGCAAAGGGTTTGCTTATTATTACTATAAAGACAAAGGTTATTTAGATAGTTTAAAGGTTACTTTTAAAAACAAAGATTCTTTATTTACTAAGATTTTAAAACGAATTCTGAAAAAAGAAAAGACCCATGAAAAACTAGCCGATTCTTTAAAAAATATTAAACCTCCAAAACCATCAAAAGAAGAAAAAAAAGAAAAAAGACGTCTTGCCAAAAAACGTAAAAAAGATAATAGAAAATATGGTTACATAAGTAAAAGGAAGCAATATACTAGGAATTTTAATTTTATAGGAAAAGATAGTTCTGTGGCCTACATGAAAATTAGAAGTTTCACTAATGGTAACTATAAAAAGTTTTATAAAGAAAGCTTTAAAAAAATGGATTCATTAAAAACAAAATATTTTATTTTAGATTTACGTGATAATGGTGGTGGACGCATTGCAGAAATTGAAAAACTATATTCATATTTAACCGATAGAGAATATCAATTTATTTTAGAAAGCGAAGTAACTAACAGAACGCCGTTTTTTAAATACTTAATGAGTAATACTACACCAAACGGTTTAAAAGTTGCTACAGGCCTTTTATCTCCCATAATATTAGTACATAACTTATTACATACAAAAAAGAAAGATGGTAAATTATATTACAAATTTGGCGAATCTAAAATTAAAAAACCAAATCCGTTAAACTACAAAGGTAAAATGTACGTGCTTATAAATGGTAATTCTTTTTCGGCATCATCATTACTTTCAACTCATTTAAAAGCAACAAAGAGAGCTGTTTTTGTAGGAGAAGAAACAGGAGGAGCTTATAACGGAACGGTTGCTGGCATTTATAAGTTATACAGGTTGCCAACATCTAAATTAAAAGTAAGAATGGGGTTAATGCAAATTGAAGCACCCCAAAAACAAACACCCGATGGTTACGGGGTTAAACCAGATGTAGAAATTCTGCCAACGGTTAAAGATTTTCAGTCACATTCAGACCCTCAATTAAATTGGATTTTAAAAGATATAGAGAAATTCTAA
- the lpdA gene encoding dihydrolipoyl dehydrogenase — protein MNSYDVAVIGSGPGGYVAAIRCAQLGMKTAIIEKYATLGGTCLNVGCIPSKALLDSSHHYEDAIKHFEEHGIEIPGEVKVNLEKMIARKQAVVDQTTGGIDFLMKKNKIDVYQGLGSFKDATHITITGEETTEIEAKNTIIATGSKPSSLPFINIDKERIITSTEALKLKEVPKHLIVIGGGVIGLELGQVYKRLGAEVSVVEYADRIVPTMDAGVSKELNKVLKKQKFKINASHKVKSVERVGDEVIVKADNKKGEEVEFKGDYCLVSVGRRPYTDGLNAEAAGVKLDDRGKVEVNDHLQTSVSNIYAIGDVVKGAMLAHKAEEEGVFVAETLAGQKPHIDYNLIPGVVYTWPEVAAVGKTEEQLKEAGIDYKVGQFPMRALGRARASMDIDGFVKVLADKNTDEILGVHMVGARAADMIAEAVVAMEYRASAEDISRMSHAHPTFTEAIKEAALAATDDRALHV, from the coding sequence ATGAATTCATATGATGTAGCCGTTATAGGTTCTGGTCCTGGTGGATATGTTGCTGCTATTAGATGCGCGCAATTAGGAATGAAAACCGCCATAATAGAAAAATATGCAACTTTAGGAGGCACCTGTTTAAACGTAGGTTGTATACCAAGTAAAGCACTTTTAGATTCTTCTCACCATTATGAAGATGCTATAAAACATTTTGAAGAACACGGAATTGAAATTCCTGGAGAAGTTAAAGTGAATCTTGAAAAAATGATTGCCCGTAAACAAGCGGTTGTAGATCAAACAACTGGAGGTATTGATTTTTTAATGAAGAAAAACAAAATTGATGTATATCAAGGTTTAGGAAGCTTTAAAGATGCAACCCATATTACCATTACTGGCGAAGAAACTACCGAAATTGAAGCAAAAAACACCATTATTGCAACCGGCAGTAAACCCTCTAGTTTACCATTTATAAATATTGATAAAGAACGTATCATTACATCAACCGAAGCTTTAAAGCTTAAAGAAGTACCAAAACATTTAATTGTTATTGGTGGAGGTGTAATAGGTTTAGAGCTTGGTCAAGTATACAAGCGTTTGGGCGCAGAGGTTTCTGTTGTTGAGTATGCCGATAGAATTGTACCAACTATGGATGCTGGTGTTTCAAAAGAATTAAATAAAGTTTTAAAGAAACAAAAATTCAAAATTAATGCCTCTCACAAAGTAAAATCTGTTGAGCGTGTTGGTGATGAAGTTATTGTGAAAGCCGATAATAAAAAAGGTGAAGAAGTAGAATTTAAAGGCGATTATTGTTTAGTATCTGTTGGTCGTCGTCCATATACCGATGGTTTAAATGCCGAAGCTGCTGGCGTTAAGTTAGACGATAGAGGTAAAGTAGAGGTAAACGACCATTTACAAACTAGTGTTTCAAACATTTACGCTATTGGAGATGTTGTAAAAGGAGCTATGTTAGCACATAAAGCAGAAGAAGAAGGTGTGTTTGTTGCTGAAACATTGGCAGGACAAAAACCACATATAGACTATAATTTAATACCAGGTGTGGTTTACACATGGCCAGAAGTTGCAGCAGTTGGTAAAACCGAAGAGCAATTAAAAGAAGCTGGTATAGATTATAAAGTTGGTCAATTTCCAATGAGAGCTTTAGGTAGAGCTAGAGCAAGTATGGATATAGATGGTTTTGTAAAAGTTTTAGCCGATAAAAATACCGATGAAATTTTAGGTGTTCATATGGTTGGTGCTCGTGCTGCCGATATGATTGCAGAAGCTGTTGTTGCAATGGAATACAGAGCTAGTGCAGAGGATATTTCAAGAATGTCTCATGCACACCCAACATTTACAGAGGCTATTAAAGAAGCGGCTTTAGCAGCTACTGATGATAGAGCATTACACGTGTAA
- a CDS encoding DUF1456 family protein — protein sequence MTNNDIFKKLRVALKLRDDDIVKILELVDFRISKSELGAFFRREDHPKYVECGDQILRNFLNGLVIHLRGPMPEKQKNKTKKKSSS from the coding sequence ATGACCAACAATGACATTTTTAAAAAGTTAAGAGTAGCTTTAAAATTAAGAGATGATGATATTGTAAAAATTTTAGAACTGGTAGACTTTAGAATATCTAAAAGTGAATTGGGTGCTTTTTTTAGACGTGAAGACCACCCAAAATATGTGGAATGTGGCGACCAAATATTACGCAATTTTTTAAACGGTTTAGTAATTCACCTTAGAGGTCCAATGCCTGAAAAACAAAAAAATAAAACAAAAAAAAAGAGCAGCTCATAG
- the uvrB gene encoding excinuclease ABC subunit UvrB, with protein MRFKIESEFSPTGDQPQAIKQLAEGIRSNEKYQTLLGVTGSGKTFTVANVIEEVQRPTLVLAHNKTLAAQLYSEFKQFFPNNAVEYFVSYYDYYQPEAYIPVSGVYIEKDLSINEEIEKMRLSTTSSLLSGRRDVLVVASVSCLYGIGNPVEFQKNVVTLERDQEISRTKLLHQLVQSLYSRTEAEFNHGNFRIKGDTVDIFPSYADNAFRIHFFGDEIEEIESFDIQTNQVIEKYDRLNIYPANMFVTSPDVLQNAIKDIQDDLVKQYNYFKDIGKHLEAKRLKERTEFDLEMIRELGYCSGIENYSRYLDGRQPGTRPFCLLDYFPDDFLMVVDESHVTISQVHAMYGGDRSRKENLVEYGFRLPAALDNRPLKFEEFEALQNQVIYVSATPADYELQKTDGVYVEQVIRPTGLLDPEIEVRPSLNQIDDLIEEIQQRVEKDERTLVTTLTKRMAEELTKYLDRIQIRCRYIHSDVDTLERVEIMQDLRKGLFDVLVGVNLLREGLDLPEVSLVAILDADKEGFLRSARSLTQTVGRAARNINGKAIMYADKITKSMQKTIDETNYRRKKQIDYNTKNNIKPKALNKSLDNALAKNSVSTYKYELDAKKAAEPESDYLTKPELEKKIKEKRKQMEAAAKALDFIVAAKLRDEIKAYQEKIKKLKV; from the coding sequence ATGCGTTTTAAAATAGAATCAGAATTTAGTCCTACAGGAGATCAACCCCAAGCTATAAAACAGTTAGCAGAAGGCATACGCTCCAATGAAAAATATCAAACTCTTTTAGGTGTAACAGGCTCTGGTAAAACCTTTACCGTTGCAAATGTTATTGAAGAAGTACAGCGCCCTACCCTAGTTTTAGCACACAACAAAACTTTAGCTGCCCAATTATATTCAGAGTTTAAACAATTTTTTCCAAACAACGCGGTAGAATACTTTGTTTCATACTATGATTACTACCAACCAGAAGCCTACATTCCTGTTTCTGGCGTTTATATAGAAAAAGATTTATCTATAAACGAAGAAATTGAAAAAATGCGCTTAAGCACTACATCTTCTCTACTTTCAGGCAGAAGAGATGTTTTAGTTGTAGCCTCAGTTTCCTGTTTGTACGGTATTGGAAACCCTGTTGAATTTCAAAAAAATGTGGTAACACTAGAAAGAGATCAAGAAATTTCTAGAACCAAATTACTACATCAGCTAGTTCAAAGTTTATATTCAAGAACCGAAGCTGAATTCAATCATGGCAATTTTAGAATAAAAGGTGATACTGTTGATATTTTTCCTAGTTATGCTGATAATGCTTTTCGTATCCATTTTTTCGGAGATGAAATTGAAGAAATAGAATCATTTGATATTCAAACCAATCAAGTTATTGAAAAATATGACAGATTAAATATATATCCTGCCAATATGTTTGTAACCTCTCCCGATGTGTTGCAAAATGCCATAAAAGATATTCAGGACGATTTAGTAAAACAATACAATTATTTTAAAGATATTGGAAAACATTTAGAAGCTAAACGTTTAAAAGAGCGCACTGAATTTGATCTTGAAATGATTCGTGAACTTGGTTATTGCTCTGGTATAGAAAACTATTCTAGATACCTTGACGGAAGACAACCAGGTACGCGCCCCTTTTGTTTATTAGATTATTTTCCTGATGACTTTTTAATGGTAGTTGATGAAAGCCATGTAACCATATCACAAGTACATGCCATGTATGGCGGTGATAGAAGCCGAAAAGAAAACTTAGTAGAATACGGGTTTAGGCTTCCTGCTGCTTTAGATAACAGACCTTTAAAATTTGAAGAATTTGAAGCCTTACAAAACCAAGTTATTTACGTAAGTGCTACGCCTGCAGATTACGAATTGCAAAAAACAGATGGCGTTTATGTAGAACAAGTAATTAGACCAACAGGTTTATTAGATCCTGAAATTGAAGTACGCCCCAGTTTAAACCAAATAGATGATTTAATTGAAGAAATTCAACAACGTGTTGAAAAAGACGAACGCACTTTAGTAACTACCCTTACCAAAAGAATGGCAGAAGAATTGACTAAATATTTAGATAGAATTCAAATTAGATGCCGCTACATACACAGTGATGTAGATACTTTAGAGCGCGTTGAAATAATGCAAGATTTACGCAAAGGGTTATTTGACGTTTTAGTTGGTGTAAATTTATTAAGAGAAGGTCTAGATTTACCAGAAGTGTCTTTAGTTGCTATTTTAGATGCTGATAAAGAAGGTTTTTTACGTTCTGCACGCTCTTTAACACAAACTGTTGGTAGAGCTGCTAGAAATATTAATGGAAAAGCTATTATGTACGCTGATAAAATAACCAAAAGCATGCAAAAAACTATTGACGAAACTAATTACAGACGTAAAAAACAAATAGACTACAATACTAAAAACAACATTAAACCAAAAGCATTAAATAAAAGTTTAGATAATGCTTTAGCCAAAAACTCGGTTAGTACTTATAAATACGAATTAGATGCTAAAAAAGCCGCAGAACCTGAAAGTGACTATTTAACTAAACCTGAATTAGAGAAAAAGATAAAAGAAAAACGGAAACAAATGGAAGCAGCTGCCAAAGCCTTAGATTTTATTGTGGCTGCTAAATTAAGAGATGAAATAAAAGCCTACCAAGAAAAAATAAAAAAGCTAAAAGTTTAA
- a CDS encoding T9SS type B sorting domain-containing protein: MQTSSLLKNILFILIVLLSSYSYSQLSKKHYIPPLTSSASGNANPEDQYIYISTPNNSLVPYTIIPVGQPTTSYITGNVSNTSPQVQYIGTGNSQLFVSSNSTSTVTNNKGYIIEAEAPIYVSIRLNAGGGSQAGALVSKGLSALDTSFRIGSFTSDNPQDNYLSFVSVMATEDDTQVTFNDLPTGLIIKNYTGTKPITVTLNEGESYIVAINALENGPTVNNLMDGLIGCLVTSNKPIVTNCGSANGSFYNGNGRDYGIDQIAGLSKIGNEYIFVKGAGSNNWENVLLVAHTNNTLISINGKPVSTINAGEYYLIEGNNYNANGNMYVETSEDVFAYQGLGASSEANQGMFFVPPLSCETRGNIDNIPFIDVIGSTDYSEESGVSIVTKVGASITVTSSVTGSVFTGTPSTVTGNPDYVTYKITGLLGNISVQGDDELYVAYFNVNGAATSGSFYSGFPSNPEINFDVQFATLGNCIPNITLEAANAQNFDSYEWYYDDGSGFQLHASNVTSITPTLPGKYKLIGIITCTGETLESVEVPVSICPDDVDNDGIIDNLDIDNDNDGILNCTESRGDVTLDITNLNKPILNFQDASTNNTIATGNYSQTNSSGNTNTFSGDNQGNFTSVVGNATNAQNNYNITFTEPVNIKLSEDASYTHNSVDGEYFIVKILPANKNITLVDPDDRLIIDSNFDGLFETGITQISGSEIHFKYNPSPNGNTPFNFFANQVDEFQLVHNLSNLTDTSNFQANISLTCFKNDNDNDGIKDELDLDSDNDGIPDIIERSGTIVTLSGIDTNFDGLDDVFNNFSAPIDTDNDGVVDFYDLDSDNDGIYDLIETGQLGTLSDTNFDGIEDGPNYGINGWADAAETAPDSNSIGYTLNDFDTDSIFSYIDADSDGDTCSDVIEAGFSDGNNDDYLGDVAVTVNANGLVTNASDGYTLPNTDYLDFAPITIDNLLSAAVICENSNFTIPLVSADAETIQWEFSIDNGTTWATLNDDATFSGTNTFNLNISNAPLSLNNYTFRAFLNRTGNSCGLYSTNVNITVHELPVANTAPNMLLCDDDNNGTMPFDLSSQNSHISSNPNVTITYHKSQIDAENNTNPITSPFESGNTTIYARVENNANTSCYDVSTFNLEVYESPVPSLSVTPLQECDDTTFGTDTDGFKTFDLTQKETEILNGQSATDFTVTYFIDAAHIVEIASPSSYINRTPYNQTIYVRVTNNANTACFTDTKFDIEVYKLPTANTPNTYTQCDDASNDGQAYFNLTLDLIKEEINPNYLSEDLTFSYYYNQSDAQSRTNPIPNPNNYQDALGFTPETVWIRVENPNGCYREVPLTLNVSPSSAVLNAYNPASIYQCDDGIDVRDGVSTFDFSHIKDYIDNTIFSALNVTVHFYESLMDAELETNEITNISNHQNTNSPNKQTIWVRVKSDLGNNCLGLKELTNLLIVNPLPEFYIDAEHIVCTSDPTFTVELDPVETTSETFTYEWRWTSLDGSTTNQLLPETTPTIWVSTPGTYHVTLTKADGTGCSKTRDIFVNASEIASITTDDVTIVDFTENNNTVTINTANLGQGNYEYALVEQNSNFISYQDEPEFTNVKPGFYTIHINDKDGCGVSTLDISVLGYMKFFTPNNDGYNDYWQIIGVNAAFQPNSKVLIFDRYGKLLKQLSTLQDGWDGTSRGAKMPTDDYWFKVFLEDGRIYTGHFTLKR, encoded by the coding sequence ATGCAAACTAGCTCCCTATTAAAAAACATACTATTTATTTTAATAGTATTATTATCTAGTTACAGTTATTCTCAACTAAGTAAAAAACATTACATACCACCACTAACTAGTTCTGCCTCTGGAAATGCAAACCCAGAAGATCAGTATATATACATATCAACACCAAACAATTCATTGGTGCCATATACTATAATTCCTGTTGGGCAACCAACAACTAGCTATATTACAGGTAACGTATCAAATACATCTCCACAAGTACAATATATAGGTACAGGTAATAGTCAATTATTTGTTTCTTCAAATTCAACAAGTACAGTTACTAATAATAAAGGTTACATAATTGAAGCCGAAGCACCCATATACGTATCAATAAGATTAAATGCAGGTGGAGGCTCCCAAGCCGGAGCCTTAGTTAGCAAAGGACTTTCTGCTTTAGATACCTCGTTTAGAATAGGCTCTTTTACAAGTGATAACCCTCAAGACAACTATTTAAGTTTTGTTTCGGTAATGGCTACTGAAGATGATACTCAAGTAACTTTTAATGACCTTCCTACGGGTTTAATTATTAAAAATTACACAGGTACCAAACCAATAACCGTTACCTTAAATGAAGGAGAAAGTTATATTGTTGCCATAAATGCTTTAGAAAACGGGCCAACTGTAAATAATTTAATGGATGGTTTAATTGGATGTTTAGTAACCTCAAACAAACCTATAGTTACCAACTGTGGTTCTGCTAATGGCAGTTTTTATAACGGAAATGGTAGAGACTACGGAATAGACCAAATTGCAGGTCTTTCTAAAATAGGTAACGAATATATTTTTGTAAAAGGTGCTGGCAGCAACAACTGGGAAAATGTGTTACTAGTAGCACACACCAATAACACTTTAATTAGTATTAATGGCAAGCCTGTTAGTACAATAAACGCAGGAGAATACTATTTAATAGAAGGAAATAATTACAATGCCAATGGTAACATGTATGTTGAAACTAGCGAAGACGTTTTTGCATACCAAGGTCTTGGTGCTAGCTCTGAGGCCAACCAAGGGATGTTTTTTGTACCTCCTTTAAGTTGCGAAACCAGAGGAAATATAGATAATATACCTTTTATTGATGTTATTGGTAGTACCGATTATTCTGAAGAAAGTGGAGTTTCTATTGTTACCAAAGTTGGGGCCTCTATTACTGTAACCTCTTCTGTAACTGGATCTGTTTTTACAGGAACCCCTAGTACGGTAACGGGCAATCCAGATTATGTAACCTATAAAATAACTGGATTGTTAGGAAACATTTCTGTTCAAGGTGATGATGAGCTATACGTGGCGTATTTTAATGTAAATGGGGCCGCTACATCTGGTAGTTTCTATTCCGGGTTTCCTTCAAATCCTGAAATTAATTTTGATGTGCAATTTGCTACCTTAGGCAACTGTATACCTAATATAACCTTAGAAGCTGCTAATGCTCAAAACTTTGATAGTTACGAATGGTACTATGATGATGGTTCAGGTTTTCAACTACACGCCTCTAATGTTACCTCTATAACACCAACATTACCTGGTAAATACAAATTAATTGGAATAATAACTTGTACTGGTGAAACATTAGAATCTGTTGAAGTTCCTGTAAGTATCTGTCCTGATGATGTTGATAATGACGGTATTATAGATAACCTAGATATTGATAATGACAATGATGGAATTTTAAATTGCACAGAATCTAGAGGCGATGTCACATTAGACATAACCAATTTAAACAAGCCTATATTAAATTTCCAAGACGCTTCAACAAATAATACAATAGCTACAGGTAATTATTCGCAAACCAATAGTTCTGGAAATACTAATACATTTTCTGGAGATAATCAAGGTAATTTTACTAGTGTAGTAGGTAATGCTACAAATGCCCAAAATAATTATAACATCACATTTACAGAACCTGTTAATATAAAGTTATCTGAAGACGCATCTTACACTCACAATTCTGTTGACGGAGAATACTTTATTGTTAAAATTTTGCCAGCAAATAAAAATATTACTCTAGTAGACCCCGATGATAGGTTAATTATAGACTCAAATTTTGATGGTCTTTTTGAAACAGGAATTACACAAATATCTGGTTCTGAAATTCATTTTAAGTATAACCCCTCTCCTAACGGAAATACACCTTTCAACTTCTTTGCAAATCAGGTTGATGAATTCCAATTAGTCCATAACTTAAGTAATTTAACAGACACCTCTAATTTTCAAGCAAATATTTCTTTAACCTGTTTTAAAAATGATAATGATAATGACGGTATTAAAGATGAATTAGATTTAGATAGTGATAACGATGGTATTCCTGATATTATAGAACGCTCTGGAACTATTGTAACACTTTCTGGAATTGACACTAATTTTGATGGTTTAGATGATGTTTTCAATAACTTTTCTGCTCCCATAGATACTGATAATGATGGCGTAGTTGATTTTTACGATTTAGATTCTGATAATGATGGTATCTATGATTTAATTGAAACTGGTCAATTAGGTACACTCTCTGACACCAATTTTGATGGTATTGAAGATGGTCCCAATTATGGCATAAATGGTTGGGCAGATGCTGCCGAAACAGCACCCGACAGTAACTCTATAGGCTATACACTCAACGATTTTGACACTGATTCTATATTCTCATACATTGATGCTGATAGTGATGGAGATACTTGTAGTGATGTAATTGAAGCTGGTTTTTCTGACGGCAATAATGATGATTATTTAGGCGATGTTGCTGTAACTGTTAATGCTAACGGATTAGTAACAAATGCATCAGATGGATATACATTACCAAATACAGATTACTTAGATTTTGCCCCCATAACCATAGATAATCTTTTATCGGCCGCAGTTATTTGTGAAAATTCAAACTTTACAATCCCGTTAGTTTCAGCTGATGCCGAAACCATTCAGTGGGAGTTTTCAATAGATAATGGTACCACATGGGCAACCTTAAATGATGATGCAACCTTTTCTGGCACAAATACCTTCAACTTAAATATAAGCAATGCTCCTTTAAGTCTTAATAATTACACTTTTAGAGCTTTTTTAAACAGAACTGGTAATAGTTGTGGTCTTTACTCAACCAATGTTAACATTACTGTACATGAACTTCCTGTAGCCAATACTGCTCCTAATATGTTATTATGCGATGATGACAATAACGGTACAATGCCTTTTGATTTATCCTCACAAAACAGTCATATTAGTAGTAATCCAAACGTTACCATTACATATCATAAGTCTCAAATAGATGCAGAAAATAACACGAACCCAATTACAAGTCCGTTTGAAAGTGGCAATACAACCATATATGCACGTGTTGAAAATAATGCTAATACCTCATGTTATGACGTGTCTACTTTTAATTTAGAAGTTTATGAAAGCCCTGTTCCTTCATTATCTGTTACACCACTTCAAGAATGTGACGACACTACCTTTGGTACAGATACAGATGGTTTTAAAACCTTCGATTTAACACAAAAAGAAACCGAAATTTTAAACGGTCAAAGTGCTACAGATTTTACTGTAACCTATTTTATTGATGCCGCTCATATTGTTGAAATTGCAAGTCCAAGTAGTTATATTAATAGGACTCCTTACAACCAAACCATTTATGTTAGGGTAACAAATAATGCCAATACAGCGTGTTTTACTGATACTAAGTTTGATATTGAAGTTTACAAATTACCAACTGCCAATACACCAAACACCTACACGCAATGTGATGACGCTTCAAATGATGGTCAAGCATATTTTAATTTAACACTAGATTTAATAAAAGAAGAGATAAACCCTAATTACCTTTCAGAAGATTTAACCTTTAGTTATTATTATAATCAAAGTGATGCTCAAAGCAGAACTAACCCAATCCCCAATCCAAATAATTACCAAGATGCCTTGGGCTTTACTCCAGAAACAGTTTGGATTAGAGTTGAAAACCCCAATGGCTGCTACAGAGAAGTACCTTTAACACTTAACGTAAGTCCTTCAAGTGCTGTTCTAAATGCGTACAATCCTGCTTCTATTTATCAATGTGATGATGGTATTGATGTTAGAGATGGTGTTTCAACTTTCGATTTTTCTCATATTAAAGACTATATTGATAATACCATTTTTTCAGCTTTAAACGTTACGGTGCATTTTTATGAAAGCCTAATGGATGCAGAATTAGAAACCAATGAAATTACAAATATTTCTAATCACCAAAATACCAACTCACCCAATAAACAAACCATTTGGGTACGCGTAAAAAGTGATTTAGGTAATAATTGTTTGGGACTTAAAGAACTAACCAATCTTTTAATTGTGAATCCATTACCAGAATTCTACATAGATGCTGAGCATATTGTATGTACATCAGACCCAACTTTTACGGTTGAATTAGATCCTGTTGAAACTACTTCTGAAACCTTTACCTATGAGTGGCGTTGGACAAGTTTAGATGGTAGTACAACAAATCAACTATTACCAGAAACAACACCTACAATTTGGGTTTCTACACCTGGAACATACCATGTTACTTTAACAAAAGCTGATGGTACCGGTTGTTCAAAAACCAGAGATATTTTTGTAAACGCATCAGAAATTGCCTCCATTACAACAGATGATGTAACCATTGTTGATTTTACCGAAAATAATAACACCGTAACCATTAACACTGCAAACCTTGGTCAAGGTAATTATGAATATGCTTTAGTAGAACAAAACTCAAACTTTATTTCGTACCAAGATGAACCCGAATTTACCAACGTAAAACCAGGTTTTTATACTATTCATATAAATGACAAAGATGGTTGTGGCGTTTCTACTTTAGATATTTCTGTTTTAGGATACATGAAATTTTTCACGCCTAATAATGATGGCTACAATGACTATTGGCAAATTATTGGCGTAAATGCTGCTTTTCAACCTAATAGCAAAGTTTTAATTTTTGACCGCTACGGAAAACTTTTAAAGCAACTTTCAACCCTACAAGATGGTTGGGATGGCACCTCTAGAGGAGCCAAAATGCCTACAGATGATTACTGGTTTAAAGTGTTTTTAGAAGATGGTAGAATTTACACAGGGCATTTTACTCTTAAACGCTAA